One window from the genome of Hyphomonas neptunium ATCC 15444 encodes:
- the rlmJ gene encoding 23S rRNA (adenine(2030)-N(6))-methyltransferase RlmJ: protein MLSYQHGFHAGNRADVLKHAVLDTLLRAAATGPRPLFYVETHSGHGRYDLTNAQARKRGESDDGVLALMKGKPPKPLSGWMELVNARGEKDYPGSPALAQTLLPKHARMMLFELHPQENAALTEAMKGDDRIRIQKADGYAGALKLAPRAGEQMVVLVDPSYETHRDIEALALWTPKALKRWPGALLILWLPLFRDGREAEFGEYLATLGDAMIVGARWPVALGTESSIEGSAMVAFGAPAEARAKCEAIASSLESYWAQQA, encoded by the coding sequence ATGCTTTCCTATCAGCATGGCTTTCACGCCGGTAATCGCGCGGACGTCCTGAAGCATGCGGTGCTCGACACCCTGCTCCGGGCCGCTGCGACCGGACCGCGGCCTCTGTTTTACGTTGAAACACACTCAGGACACGGACGGTATGACCTGACCAACGCGCAGGCGCGCAAGCGCGGCGAGTCTGACGATGGCGTGCTTGCCCTGATGAAGGGCAAGCCGCCTAAGCCGCTTTCGGGCTGGATGGAACTGGTCAACGCGCGCGGAGAAAAAGACTATCCGGGTTCACCCGCGCTGGCGCAGACACTACTCCCAAAACATGCCCGGATGATGCTGTTTGAGCTTCATCCGCAGGAAAATGCCGCCCTCACCGAAGCCATGAAGGGCGATGACCGTATACGCATACAGAAGGCGGATGGATACGCAGGCGCGCTGAAACTTGCGCCGCGCGCGGGCGAGCAGATGGTTGTGCTTGTCGATCCGAGCTACGAAACCCACCGGGATATTGAGGCGCTGGCGCTTTGGACCCCGAAGGCACTGAAACGCTGGCCGGGCGCACTGCTAATCTTGTGGCTTCCCCTCTTCCGAGACGGCCGGGAGGCAGAGTTTGGCGAGTATCTTGCGACGCTGGGCGACGCGATGATCGTTGGCGCGCGCTGGCCAGTTGCTCTGGGCACGGAAAGCTCTATTGAAGGATCAGCCATGGTGGCGTTCGGCGCCCCCGCAGAAGCGCGCGCGAAATGCGAGGCGATTGCGTCGAGCCTTGAGAGCTATTGGGCGCAGCAGGCTTAA
- a CDS encoding glycosyltransferase family 2 protein has protein sequence MQILVAAPTYRRNEMLDGLLKSLSELALPENADVRFVIIDNDRTGSARPVVEKWQQTFPAPLAYQLEEAPGVTHVRNRALQLAGDADLLAFIDDDEFAHPAWLAALVRRYRETGAAGVFGPVQSVYPHTAPAWMKEWGVHGTPITEDRDQTKPGATCNCLIDMATVRKEAMSFDPRMSLTGAEDTLFFTQLLDRGHRLTQAKDALVYEHVPEDRARAAWLLRRWYRTGLTDAVIAGRNSAPGAARLKSGINGIIRVVVGSVLTALTAIATLGQNKRAMMSRAYTVSRGLGMISYALGKSYEEYGRKKTLA, from the coding sequence TTGCAGATCCTCGTCGCCGCGCCGACCTATCGCCGCAATGAGATGCTGGACGGCCTGCTGAAAAGCCTGTCGGAGCTGGCCCTGCCGGAGAATGCTGACGTCCGCTTTGTCATCATAGATAACGACCGCACGGGGAGTGCCCGACCGGTTGTTGAAAAATGGCAACAGACCTTTCCTGCGCCACTCGCCTACCAACTCGAGGAGGCCCCCGGCGTGACGCATGTGCGCAATCGCGCGCTGCAGCTTGCCGGTGACGCAGACCTTCTCGCCTTCATTGATGACGATGAATTTGCCCACCCTGCCTGGCTCGCTGCGCTCGTGCGGCGGTATCGTGAAACCGGCGCCGCGGGTGTCTTTGGCCCCGTCCAGTCCGTCTATCCCCACACGGCCCCGGCCTGGATGAAGGAATGGGGCGTTCACGGAACACCGATCACGGAAGACCGGGATCAGACCAAGCCAGGCGCCACCTGCAACTGCCTCATCGACATGGCCACCGTGCGCAAGGAAGCTATGAGCTTCGATCCCCGCATGTCTCTCACCGGCGCCGAGGATACGCTCTTTTTCACGCAGCTTCTCGATCGTGGCCACCGCTTGACCCAAGCGAAAGACGCCCTCGTCTATGAACATGTTCCCGAAGACCGCGCGCGGGCAGCCTGGCTTCTCCGCCGCTGGTATCGCACGGGTTTGACGGATGCGGTGATTGCCGGACGTAACTCGGCGCCTGGCGCGGCCCGTCTGAAAAGCGGCATCAATGGCATCATCCGCGTGGTTGTGGGCAGCGTGCTGACAGCTCTGACAGCCATTGCCACCCTCGGGCAAAACAAACGGGCGATGATGTCACGCGCTTATACCGTCAGCCGCGGGCTCGGCATGATTTCCTACGCGCTCGGCAAAAGTTATGAGGAATACGGACGGAAGAAAACGCTGGCTTAA
- a CDS encoding acyl-CoA dehydrogenase family protein, with product MDFNFTEEQTMIRDSLARLIKDQYDFDTRRKVVASKDGWRPEMWAQFAELGLLAAPFSEEDGGLGGGPIDAMVVMEEFGKGLVVEPFLQTVVLAGGFLKAGTEAQKQDHLAALISGERVFAFAYAEPKGRYNLADLETTATKDGSGWKISGHKAVVIGAPWASHLIVTARTSGGRRDAKGVGVFIVAKDAKGVTTRDYPTVDGRRASEVHFDNVTVGADAVIGDPSDSLGLVEKVTDEAIAALCAEACGAMKVANAQTVDYSKTRKQFGTPIGKFQVLQHRMADMFIEHEQSISMTYMATLKLEEDEVTRKKAASAAKVRIGQAGRFVGQQSIQIHGGMGMTDELAIGHYFKRLTMIDSEFGNVDHHLKRYTELSAADVAVAAE from the coding sequence ATGGATTTCAATTTCACTGAAGAACAGACAATGATCCGCGACAGCCTCGCACGGCTGATCAAGGACCAGTACGACTTCGACACCCGCCGCAAGGTCGTCGCCTCGAAAGATGGCTGGCGTCCGGAAATGTGGGCCCAGTTCGCTGAACTTGGCCTGCTTGCAGCGCCGTTCTCGGAAGAAGATGGCGGCCTCGGCGGCGGCCCGATCGATGCAATGGTCGTGATGGAAGAATTCGGCAAAGGCCTCGTGGTCGAGCCGTTCCTTCAGACCGTCGTGCTCGCGGGCGGCTTCCTGAAGGCTGGCACCGAGGCGCAGAAGCAGGACCATCTCGCTGCGCTGATCTCCGGCGAGCGCGTGTTCGCGTTTGCCTATGCCGAGCCCAAAGGCCGCTACAACCTGGCCGACCTTGAAACCACGGCAACGAAAGACGGCAGCGGCTGGAAAATCTCCGGCCACAAGGCTGTCGTTATCGGCGCGCCCTGGGCCTCGCACCTCATCGTCACGGCCCGCACCTCCGGTGGCCGCCGCGACGCCAAGGGCGTGGGCGTGTTCATCGTTGCTAAGGATGCCAAAGGCGTCACGACGCGCGACTATCCGACCGTTGATGGCCGCCGCGCATCGGAAGTTCACTTCGATAACGTCACCGTTGGCGCTGATGCCGTGATCGGCGATCCGTCTGACAGCCTCGGTCTCGTCGAGAAAGTCACCGATGAAGCCATCGCAGCGCTGTGCGCTGAAGCCTGCGGCGCCATGAAAGTGGCCAACGCTCAAACTGTTGATTACTCCAAAACCCGCAAACAGTTCGGCACGCCGATCGGCAAGTTCCAGGTTCTCCAGCACCGCATGGCCGACATGTTCATCGAGCATGAACAGTCGATCTCCATGACCTACATGGCGACCCTGAAACTGGAAGAAGATGAAGTGACCCGCAAGAAGGCGGCTTCGGCAGCCAAGGTCCGCATCGGTCAGGCTGGCCGCTTTGTTGGCCAGCAGTCGATCCAGATCCATGGCGGCATGGGCATGACCGACGAGCTTGCCATCGGCCACTATTTCAAGCGTCTCACGATGATCGACTCCGAGTTCGGCAATGTCGACCACCACCTGAAGCGCTACACGGAGCTGTCCGCAGCTGACGTGGCGGTTGCCGCGGAATAA
- a CDS encoding acyl-CoA dehydrogenase family protein, with product MNLEFSPEEIAFRDEVRTFIRDNYPQELVGLGNREDLTREQFLAWHKILGKKGWSAPAWPQKYGGTGWTSTQRYIWSEENARVDALMPLPFGISMVGPVIYTFGNEEQKAKHLPGILAGDVWWAQGYSEPGAGSDLASLKTTAVRDGDHYILNGQKTWTTLAQHADWGFFLCRTDPSAKAQEGISFILVDMKSPGIEVRPIKLIDGTHEVNETWLTDVRVPVENLVGKENEGWTYAKFLLAHERSGIAGVARSKRGVERLRTIATQETMDGTPLIKTDEFARKISQLEIDLTALEFTELRTLASEAAGKGPGPESSILKIKGTEIQQRLTELTLEAVGNYGAPYARGMMHDGSNEVGVGPDYSNFSADSYFNMRKTSIYGGSNEIQRNIISKMILGL from the coding sequence ATGAACCTCGAATTTTCACCCGAAGAGATCGCCTTCCGTGATGAAGTGCGCACCTTTATCCGTGACAACTATCCCCAAGAGCTCGTTGGGCTTGGTAACCGGGAAGATCTGACCCGCGAGCAGTTCCTCGCCTGGCATAAGATCCTCGGCAAAAAGGGCTGGTCTGCCCCCGCTTGGCCGCAGAAGTACGGCGGCACGGGCTGGACCTCCACCCAGCGCTACATCTGGTCGGAAGAGAACGCTCGCGTTGACGCGCTGATGCCGCTTCCGTTCGGCATCTCGATGGTCGGCCCGGTTATCTACACATTCGGCAACGAAGAACAGAAAGCCAAACACCTGCCCGGCATCCTCGCCGGCGATGTCTGGTGGGCACAGGGCTATTCCGAGCCGGGCGCAGGGTCTGACCTCGCCAGCCTGAAAACCACCGCCGTGCGTGATGGCGATCACTACATTCTCAACGGTCAGAAAACCTGGACGACGCTCGCCCAGCACGCTGACTGGGGCTTCTTCCTCTGCCGCACCGACCCGTCGGCCAAAGCGCAGGAAGGCATCTCCTTCATCCTCGTCGACATGAAATCGCCCGGCATCGAAGTGCGTCCGATCAAGCTGATCGATGGCACGCATGAAGTGAACGAAACCTGGCTGACAGACGTTCGCGTGCCGGTCGAAAACCTCGTCGGCAAGGAAAACGAAGGCTGGACCTATGCCAAGTTCCTGCTGGCGCACGAGCGTTCGGGCATTGCTGGCGTGGCGCGCTCCAAGCGCGGCGTTGAGCGTTTGCGCACCATTGCGACCCAGGAAACGATGGACGGCACGCCGCTGATCAAGACGGACGAATTCGCCCGCAAGATCAGCCAGCTGGAAATCGACCTGACCGCGCTCGAATTCACAGAACTGCGCACGCTCGCTTCTGAAGCAGCCGGCAAGGGCCCTGGCCCGGAAAGCTCGATCCTCAAGATCAAGGGCACCGAAATCCAGCAACGCCTGACGGAGCTGACGCTGGAAGCCGTGGGCAATTATGGCGCGCCCTATGCGCGCGGCATGATGCATGACGGCAGCAATGAAGTGGGCGTCGGCCCAGACTATTCGAACTTCAGCGCGGACAGCTACTTCAACATGCGCAAGACATCTATCTATGGCGGATCGAACGAGATCCAGCGCAACATTATCAGCAAGATGATCCTCGGCCTTTAA
- a CDS encoding nicotinate-nucleotide--dimethylbenzimidazole phosphoribosyltransferase has translation MSEPNRNKSPLDDVRDLILKPVETDPEAGRKVHEALLGMGREGDFGRLGEAAEWLATWQRRFPPRVEKPTLAIFAGSHGLVDSGVSLSSNEDTRAHIEALKSGRAPLSAIATQVGANVRVFELALDKPTPSISETAAMSERECAATIAFGFEAVEDNPDLLALAVSGAGVGTVAAAVACALYGGSPEYWVRPSAHTPAELSRKRVELVSAALKVHRGHLSDPLESLRCLGGREIAACVGAIIAARHQGIPVLLDGFATTIAAGIVHAVSPQAVSHCLASHITQRPAHEAALERIGLKPLVQLEFQTGSGLGSATAVGLLKTACAPFIAKPA, from the coding sequence TTGAGCGAACCCAATCGGAACAAGTCCCCCCTGGATGATGTCCGCGACCTGATCCTGAAGCCGGTCGAGACCGATCCGGAAGCTGGGCGCAAAGTCCACGAGGCGCTTCTCGGCATGGGCCGGGAGGGGGATTTCGGCCGTCTGGGCGAGGCCGCCGAGTGGTTGGCCACCTGGCAGCGCCGGTTTCCGCCCCGTGTGGAAAAGCCGACGCTGGCGATCTTTGCGGGCTCGCACGGCCTTGTCGATTCCGGGGTTTCTCTGTCTTCGAATGAAGATACCCGCGCGCATATCGAGGCGCTGAAGTCTGGCCGGGCACCCTTGTCAGCCATCGCGACCCAGGTCGGCGCGAATGTCCGGGTCTTCGAACTCGCGCTCGACAAGCCTACGCCCAGCATCTCCGAGACGGCGGCGATGTCGGAACGCGAATGCGCGGCGACGATCGCGTTTGGTTTCGAGGCCGTCGAGGACAATCCGGACCTGTTGGCCCTTGCGGTGTCGGGGGCGGGGGTTGGCACGGTGGCTGCGGCCGTGGCCTGCGCGCTTTACGGCGGATCGCCGGAATACTGGGTGCGGCCGAGCGCGCATACGCCGGCCGAACTCTCCCGCAAGCGGGTGGAGCTCGTCAGCGCTGCCCTGAAAGTTCACCGCGGGCATTTGTCCGATCCGCTGGAATCCCTCCGGTGCCTTGGAGGGCGCGAAATAGCCGCCTGCGTTGGCGCAATTATCGCGGCGCGTCATCAGGGCATCCCGGTGCTTCTGGACGGGTTTGCGACCACGATTGCAGCGGGCATTGTCCACGCCGTCTCGCCTCAGGCGGTCAGCCATTGCCTTGCCTCTCACATCACCCAGCGCCCGGCCCATGAAGCCGCTCTGGAACGCATCGGCCTCAAGCCGCTCGTTCAGCTGGAGTTCCAGACGGGCAGCGGTCTTGGCTCGGCGACGGCGGTGGGGCTTCTCAAAACGGCCTGCGCACCGTTTATTGCCAAGCCAGCTTAG
- a CDS encoding DUF1289 domain-containing protein has protein sequence MIEIEPIKSPCIKVCAVDGKTGLCLGCGRTLPEIGAWTRLGNDEREAVISLLPERIERLKALGKR, from the coding sequence ATGATAGAGATTGAGCCGATAAAGAGCCCCTGCATCAAGGTTTGTGCTGTAGATGGCAAGACGGGGCTTTGTCTCGGATGCGGTCGGACTCTGCCTGAAATAGGCGCCTGGACCCGGCTGGGGAACGATGAGCGCGAAGCAGTGATTTCCTTGCTGCCGGAACGAATTGAACGGTTGAAGGCCCTCGGGAAGCGGTGA
- a CDS encoding retropepsin-like aspartic protease family protein → MSAGKILSLIATAVAIAMVIGLYLAPKLREAEYQAALERQRETKNVVATASEPASSIHTRAAFIEREADGHYWTRADVTGTEVKFMVDTGASIVALTYRDAQRLGLKPEVLTYDSEIRTAGGVTYGAPVTLDSIRIGRVEVESVNAVVLRSELEQSLLGMTFLSELNSYEFRKGQLIIRQ, encoded by the coding sequence ATGAGCGCAGGCAAGATATTGTCCCTGATAGCCACTGCGGTTGCGATCGCAATGGTCATCGGCCTTTATCTTGCGCCCAAGCTGCGCGAGGCCGAATATCAGGCCGCGCTGGAGCGTCAGCGCGAAACCAAGAATGTTGTGGCGACCGCTTCCGAGCCTGCCTCCTCTATCCACACCCGCGCCGCCTTCATCGAACGCGAAGCCGATGGCCATTACTGGACCCGCGCCGATGTCACCGGCACCGAGGTCAAGTTCATGGTCGATACCGGCGCCAGCATCGTCGCCCTCACTTACCGGGATGCCCAGCGCCTCGGCCTGAAGCCGGAGGTGCTGACCTATGATTCGGAAATCCGCACCGCCGGCGGCGTCACCTACGGCGCGCCTGTGACCCTCGACAGCATCCGGATCGGCCGGGTCGAGGTGGAAAGCGTGAATGCGGTCGTTCTTCGCAGCGAGCTGGAACAGTCCCTGCTGGGCATGACTTTCCTCAGCGAGCTGAACTCCTACGAGTTCCGCAAAGGCCAGCTGATCATACGCCAGTAA
- the pyk gene encoding pyruvate kinase, with translation MIKSHLQGENAKIVATLGPGSRSPREVRALAEAGVDVFRLNFSHGEHAAHLEALKAVRAAEAAVGWPLATLADLQGPKVRVGKFDGGSLKLGFRKEYRIIVGETAPDPETIPVPHAEIVAILEEGDTILADDGKLIFTVISGGSEPRVRAEVPGKLGDKKGFTVRGKALPVRALTEKDRADLDFALEIGVDIVALSFVQTVEDVEEVKAIIAGRAPLVAKLEKPAAIIHLEAIVAAADAVMVARGDLGVEFAPEEVPVIQRRIVRVARALGRPVIVATQMLESMIENSAPTRAEASDVATAIYQGADAVMLSAETAVGRHPATAVAIMSRIIRATEGADDYRRSLAEFCGEAQAENAIDIVAQAALTMAEAEGAAALALRTGAFERLARFARVRGCVPILYGSLDDQRLRQACLLWGVHPQRLNAGTENWYRDLMKAAGLEGRVTYARWSGDEERFAWEIGVGRGADGKPITGV, from the coding sequence ATGATCAAATCCCATCTGCAGGGCGAGAATGCCAAGATTGTCGCCACGCTGGGGCCAGGCAGCCGTTCGCCTAGGGAAGTGCGTGCACTGGCGGAGGCGGGCGTCGATGTGTTCCGCCTGAATTTCAGCCATGGCGAACACGCGGCCCATCTTGAAGCCCTGAAGGCGGTGCGCGCCGCAGAAGCCGCTGTCGGCTGGCCGCTCGCGACGCTTGCAGATCTTCAGGGACCTAAGGTGCGTGTTGGCAAGTTCGACGGTGGTTCGCTGAAGCTGGGCTTTCGCAAGGAATACCGCATCATTGTTGGCGAAACGGCACCGGACCCGGAAACGATCCCGGTACCCCATGCCGAGATTGTTGCCATCCTTGAGGAGGGCGACACGATCCTGGCCGATGACGGCAAGCTGATCTTCACCGTGATCAGTGGCGGCAGCGAGCCGCGCGTACGCGCTGAAGTCCCCGGCAAGCTGGGCGACAAGAAGGGCTTTACCGTTCGGGGCAAGGCGCTGCCGGTCCGTGCACTGACGGAGAAGGACCGCGCTGACCTGGACTTCGCGCTGGAAATCGGCGTGGACATTGTCGCGCTGTCCTTCGTTCAAACGGTTGAGGATGTTGAGGAGGTCAAGGCGATCATTGCCGGTCGCGCGCCTCTGGTGGCAAAGCTCGAGAAGCCTGCCGCGATCATTCATCTGGAAGCAATTGTCGCGGCGGCTGACGCGGTAATGGTGGCGCGAGGCGATCTGGGCGTTGAGTTTGCACCCGAGGAGGTCCCGGTCATTCAGCGTCGCATCGTGCGCGTAGCGCGTGCTCTGGGGCGGCCGGTAATCGTGGCGACGCAGATGCTGGAATCGATGATCGAGAATTCTGCGCCCACGCGGGCTGAAGCCTCGGACGTGGCGACGGCGATCTATCAGGGCGCGGACGCTGTCATGCTGTCCGCCGAGACGGCTGTGGGGCGCCATCCGGCAACGGCGGTGGCGATCATGTCCCGCATCATACGGGCCACGGAAGGCGCGGATGACTATCGCCGCTCGCTTGCCGAGTTCTGCGGAGAGGCTCAGGCCGAAAATGCGATCGACATTGTTGCGCAGGCTGCGCTCACGATGGCGGAAGCGGAAGGCGCTGCCGCGCTTGCCCTGCGCACCGGCGCATTCGAGCGGCTGGCGCGGTTCGCCCGTGTGCGCGGGTGCGTACCGATTCTTTACGGATCGCTCGACGATCAGCGGCTTCGCCAGGCGTGTCTTCTCTGGGGCGTTCACCCCCAAAGGCTGAATGCAGGCACGGAGAACTGGTATCGCGACCTGATGAAGGCAGCTGGCCTGGAAGGCCGTGTCACCTACGCACGCTGGTCAGGAGATGAGGAACGCTTCGCCTGGGAAATCGGGGTGGGCCGCGGCGCGGACGGCAAGCCGATTACTGGCGTATGA
- a CDS encoding putative bifunctional diguanylate cyclase/phosphodiesterase: MQFGELDVQNVPALRADGLCRDAIDFFVANPRLRLIAAVDATGRPAGALTRTKIISKAASQFGRALYDARPLAEFMEPPRFVVGTDQQVADIANQLAATDLTNAPDGYILVDHLGRYAGIVDGLSVLRALLKLNMQLVDELNSEVAVRCEAEKEARRLADTDTLTGLNNRRLFIEEADRFVQLGTPAWLIYVDLDRFKYLNDKYGHAVGDDALKVIAGRIQDGWPGALVARLGGDEFGMLIDAARLEGSLDEELIRLHASLCAPFPSKPGAVSVGASIGAAEFPGDAATRSEWLHAADKAMQRAKSDHGGVRLFDPTIDIAEAKQARLTESLQAAVSENQIRPVFQPFYSVANGQLAGYEVLARWNGPDIGFIPGPGEFIPLLERLGLIDEMFWGVAEQALLACRKMPSHLKIALNVSPIQFANRLFPARLAALASRIGVQCNQLEIEITETAMFRDMTHTVSVLRDLSDMGMSIALDDFGTGYSSLTLVKELPLTKLKIDKSFIQSAQNSPSSDKIVSAAIGLSQALNILCCAEGVEDAATLERLRGMNCDLAQGFLLGRPAAVLGGGRSQALSAAG; encoded by the coding sequence ATGCAATTTGGTGAGCTTGATGTTCAGAACGTTCCCGCGCTCCGGGCCGACGGACTGTGCCGCGACGCAATCGATTTCTTCGTCGCGAACCCGAGACTGAGGCTCATCGCTGCCGTGGACGCAACCGGACGTCCGGCCGGAGCGCTCACGCGAACGAAAATTATCTCCAAAGCTGCAAGCCAGTTTGGCAGGGCGCTCTATGACGCCCGGCCGCTTGCCGAATTCATGGAGCCGCCCCGCTTTGTCGTCGGCACAGACCAGCAAGTTGCTGACATCGCCAACCAGCTTGCCGCGACTGACCTGACCAATGCGCCTGACGGCTACATTCTGGTGGATCATCTTGGCCGCTATGCCGGGATCGTGGATGGACTGTCCGTACTCCGTGCACTCCTCAAGCTGAACATGCAGCTTGTAGATGAACTCAATTCCGAAGTGGCAGTCCGCTGCGAAGCCGAAAAGGAAGCCAGGCGCCTTGCCGATACCGACACGTTGACCGGCCTGAACAATCGCAGGCTGTTCATCGAAGAGGCAGACCGCTTCGTTCAGCTCGGCACGCCCGCCTGGCTCATCTATGTGGATCTCGACCGGTTCAAGTATCTCAATGACAAATACGGCCATGCTGTCGGGGATGATGCCCTGAAGGTGATCGCCGGACGAATTCAGGACGGGTGGCCCGGCGCACTGGTCGCAAGGCTGGGGGGCGACGAATTCGGGATGCTGATTGATGCGGCGCGGCTCGAAGGAAGCCTCGACGAAGAGTTGATTCGGCTGCACGCCTCACTCTGCGCGCCCTTCCCATCCAAGCCCGGCGCCGTCAGCGTTGGCGCGTCAATCGGCGCGGCGGAATTTCCTGGCGATGCCGCCACACGGTCCGAATGGCTCCATGCAGCCGACAAAGCCATGCAGCGCGCCAAGTCCGATCATGGCGGCGTGCGTCTGTTTGATCCCACAATCGACATTGCCGAGGCCAAGCAAGCCCGCCTCACGGAGTCCCTGCAGGCCGCCGTTTCGGAAAACCAGATACGTCCGGTATTCCAGCCTTTCTATTCGGTCGCAAACGGACAACTGGCGGGATATGAAGTGCTGGCGCGCTGGAATGGGCCCGACATCGGGTTCATACCCGGCCCCGGTGAATTCATTCCCCTTCTCGAGCGCCTCGGTCTGATCGATGAGATGTTCTGGGGCGTTGCTGAGCAGGCCCTGCTTGCCTGCCGGAAAATGCCTTCCCACCTGAAGATCGCGCTCAATGTTTCCCCCATCCAGTTTGCCAACCGCCTATTCCCGGCCCGGCTGGCCGCGCTCGCGTCCCGTATCGGTGTGCAGTGCAATCAGCTGGAAATTGAGATCACCGAAACGGCCATGTTCCGCGACATGACGCACACAGTATCGGTGCTCCGTGATCTGAGCGATATGGGGATGTCCATCGCCCTTGATGATTTCGGGACCGGCTATTCCTCCCTGACATTGGTGAAGGAGCTACCGCTCACCAAACTCAAGATCGACAAGTCCTTCATCCAGTCGGCGCAGAACTCGCCAAGCTCCGACAAGATCGTGTCGGCCGCCATTGGCCTCAGCCAGGCCCTGAACATCCTATGCTGCGCAGAGGGCGTTGAAGACGCTGCAACGCTCGAACGCCTCAGGGGCATGAACTGCGATCTCGCGCAGGGCTTCCTGCTCGGCAGGCCAGCGGCAGTCCTGGGTGGAGGCCGCAGCCAGGCCCTGAGCGCCGCCGGCTAG